A stretch of Agelaius phoeniceus isolate bAgePho1 chromosome 37, bAgePho1.hap1, whole genome shotgun sequence DNA encodes these proteins:
- the LOC143691929 gene encoding vitamin K epoxide reductase complex subunit 1-like isoform X2, with product MAGVLRAVLCVAGAALSVYALHVEHQAAKDPSYRAACDLGPSVSCTRVFSSRWGRGLGLVEPVLGGDSALNVPNGAIGLLFYLLQGLLGPCQGRVAAVALLGTSVASAAGVAVARGGSALRPRGPVPGVPQHLRG from the exons ATGGCGGGGGTGCTGCGGGCGGTGCTGTGCGTGGCGGGCGCGGCGCTGTCGGTGTACGCGCTGCATGTGGAGCACCAGGCGGCGAAGGACCCGTCCTACCGGGCCGCCTGCGACCTGGGGCCCTCCGTGTCCTGCACCCGGGTGTTCTCCTCCCG GTGGGGGCGtggcctggggctggtggaGCCGGTGCTGGGCGGGGACAGCGCCCTGAACGTCCCCAACGGCGCCATCGGGCTGCTCTTCTacctgctgcaggggctgctgg GTCCCTGTCAGGGCCGCGTGGCCGCGGTGGCGCTGTTGGGGAC CTCGGTGGCCTCGGCTGCTGGCGTCGCTGTGGCTCGGGGCGGTTCTGCTCTTCGGCCTCGGGGACCTGTGCCTGGTGTGCCTCAGCACCTACGGGGTTAA
- the PAGR1 gene encoding PAXIP1-associated glutamate-rich protein 1 isoform X2, translated as MSTPHPSPPSPLPPSLHTLSLTPPPKSPPKSPQKPQTSPEKAPKSPDFPPNPPEDEEEEEEEEEEDEDWGVPWSEEEEEGAEPRGGWTPRPQEIRELFEAIARAGTLPLRNVPFPRRQPTPEPPSLPEPGADTAGSPGHQNHEEKPPPPTEFDFDDEPLPPNPALIDRRRTPGPPSRGAEARGRGWTRSCRT; from the exons atgtccaccccccacccctcccccccctcccccctccccccctccctccaCACCCTCTCCCTCACCcctccccccaaatccccccccaaatccccccaaaaaccccaaacctccccggaaaaagccccaaaatccccggatttccccccaaacccccctgaggacgaggaagaggaggaagaggaggaagaagaggatgaGGACTGGGGGGTTCCCTggagcgaggaggaggaggaaggagccgAACCCCGCGGGGGTTGGACCCCGCGGCCCCAGGAGATTCGGGAGCTTTTCGAGGCCATCGCCCGCGCCGGGACCCTCCCGCTCCGGAACGTTCCGTTCCCGCGCCGCCAGCCCACCCCGGAGCCCCCCAGCCTGCCCGAGCCCGGCGCCGACACCGCCGGCAGCCCCGGCCACCAAAACCACGAGGAAAA gCCTCCTCCTCCCACGGAATTCGATTTTGACGACGAGCCCCTCCCCCCCAACCCCGCCCTCATCGACCGGCGCCGAACCCCGG GGCCCCCGAGCCGCGGGGCAGAAGCGCGAGGGCGAGGCTGGACAAGGTCCTGCAGGACATGA
- the LOC143691929 gene encoding vitamin K epoxide reductase complex subunit 1-like isoform X4 produces MAGVLRAVLCVAGAALSVYALHVEHQAAKDPSYRAACDLGPSVSCTRVFSSRWGRGLGLVEPVLGGDSALNVPNGAIGLLFYLLQGLLGPCHGRAAAVALLGTSVTPVLASLWLGAVLLFGLGDLCLVCLSTYGVNLALLGLNLRGWEKQRVSTKTE; encoded by the exons ATGGCGGGGGTGCTGCGGGCGGTGCTGTGCGTGGCGGGCGCGGCGCTGTCGGTGTACGCGCTGCATGTGGAGCACCAGGCGGCGAAGGACCCGTCCTACCGGGCCGCCTGCGACCTGGGGCCCTCCGTGTCCTGCACCCGGGTGTTCTCCTCCCG GTGGGGGCGtggcctggggctggtggaGCCGGTGCTGGGCGGGGACAGCGCCCTGAACGTCCCCAACGGCGCCATCGGGCTGCTCTTCTacctgctgcaggggctgctgg GTCCCTGTCATGGCCGCGCGGCCGCGGTGGCGCTGTTGGGGACCTCGGTGACCCCTG TGCTGGCGTCGCTGTGGCTCGGGGCGGTTCTGCTCTTCGGCCTCGGGGACCTGTGCCTGGTGTGCCTCAGCACCTACGGGGTTAACCTGGCGCTGCTGGGGCTCAacctgaggggctgggagaaGCAGAGAGTCAGCACCAAAACGGAGTGA
- the LOC143691929 gene encoding vitamin K epoxide reductase complex subunit 1-like isoform X1 encodes MAGVLRAVLCVAGAALSVYALHVEHQAAKDPSYRAACDLGPSVSCTRVFSSRWGRGLGLVEPVLGGDSALNVPNGAIGLLFYLLQGLLGPCHGRAAAGGAVGDLGGLGCWRRCGSGRFCSSASGTCAWCASAPTGLTWRCWGST; translated from the exons ATGGCGGGGGTGCTGCGGGCGGTGCTGTGCGTGGCGGGCGCGGCGCTGTCGGTGTACGCGCTGCATGTGGAGCACCAGGCGGCGAAGGACCCGTCCTACCGGGCCGCCTGCGACCTGGGGCCCTCCGTGTCCTGCACCCGGGTGTTCTCCTCCCG GTGGGGGCGtggcctggggctggtggaGCCGGTGCTGGGCGGGGACAGCGCCCTGAACGTCCCCAACGGCGCCATCGGGCTGCTCTTCTacctgctgcaggggctgctgg GTCCCTGTCATGGCCGCGCGGCCGCGGGTGGCGCTGTTGGGGACCTCGGTGGCCTCGGCTGCTGGCGTCGCTGTGGCTCGGGGCGGTTCTGCTCTTCGGCCTCGGGGACCTGTGCCTGGTGTGCCTCAGCACCTACGGGGTTAACCTGGCGCTGCTGGGGCTCAacctga
- the PAGR1 gene encoding PAXIP1-associated glutamate-rich protein 1 isoform X1, which translates to MSTPHPSPPSPLPPSLHTLSLTPPPKSPPKSPQKPQTSPEKAPKSPDFPPNPPEDEEEEEEEEEEDEDWGVPWSEEEEEGAEPRGGWTPRPQEIRELFEAIARAGTLPLRNVPFPRRQPTPEPPSLPEPGADTAGSPGHQNHEEKAPEPRGRSARARLDKVLQDMKRHKKLEEQILRTGRDLFPPEGPESPKRPPGLFLRHRKF; encoded by the exons atgtccaccccccacccctcccccccctcccccctccccccctccctccaCACCCTCTCCCTCACCcctccccccaaatccccccccaaatccccccaaaaaccccaaacctccccggaaaaagccccaaaatccccggatttccccccaaacccccctgaggacgaggaagaggaggaagaggaggaagaagaggatgaGGACTGGGGGGTTCCCTggagcgaggaggaggaggaaggagccgAACCCCGCGGGGGTTGGACCCCGCGGCCCCAGGAGATTCGGGAGCTTTTCGAGGCCATCGCCCGCGCCGGGACCCTCCCGCTCCGGAACGTTCCGTTCCCGCGCCGCCAGCCCACCCCGGAGCCCCCCAGCCTGCCCGAGCCCGGCGCCGACACCGCCGGCAGCCCCGGCCACCAAAACCACGAGGAAAA GGCCCCCGAGCCGCGGGGCAGAAGCGCGAGGGCGAGGCTGGACAAGGTCCTGCAGGACATGAAACGGCACAAAAAACTCGAGGAGCAAATCCTGAGAACCGGCCGGGAC CTGTTCCCCCCCGAGGGCCCCGAGAGCCCCAAACGGCCCCCGGGGCTCTTCCTCAGACACAGGAAATTCTGa
- the LOC143691929 gene encoding vitamin K epoxide reductase complex subunit 1-like isoform X3, which produces MAGVLRAVLCVAGAALSVYALHVEHQAAKDPSYRAACDLGPSVSCTRVFSSRWGRGLGLVEPVLGGDSALNVPNGAIGLLFYLLQGLLGPCHGRAAAVALLGTSVASAAGVAVARGGSALRPRGPVPGVPQHLRG; this is translated from the exons ATGGCGGGGGTGCTGCGGGCGGTGCTGTGCGTGGCGGGCGCGGCGCTGTCGGTGTACGCGCTGCATGTGGAGCACCAGGCGGCGAAGGACCCGTCCTACCGGGCCGCCTGCGACCTGGGGCCCTCCGTGTCCTGCACCCGGGTGTTCTCCTCCCG GTGGGGGCGtggcctggggctggtggaGCCGGTGCTGGGCGGGGACAGCGCCCTGAACGTCCCCAACGGCGCCATCGGGCTGCTCTTCTacctgctgcaggggctgctgg GTCCCTGTCATGGCCGCGCGGCCGCGGTGGCGCTGTTGGGGAC CTCGGTGGCCTCGGCTGCTGGCGTCGCTGTGGCTCGGGGCGGTTCTGCTCTTCGGCCTCGGGGACCTGTGCCTGGTGTGCCTCAGCACCTACGGGGTTAA